Proteins from a single region of Ensifer adhaerens:
- a CDS encoding phosphatidate cytidylyltransferase, whose protein sequence is MQTELKLRIASGVVLAAVALAATWFGGLAFQLLSVLIALLVYYEWSTITGLVERDFQGNAFGWLSMVVIAGLVVTGYIGYSLPFLALGVGAALLWVLTQKTSGWLPGGIAYAGLTGISLAALRGADDLGLIATLFVFAVVWATDIFAYFTGRAIGGPKLAPRISPGKTWSGAIGGTICGILAGVAVFMAYFSLQDLRIPIIALVLSVASQVGDLFESFIKRRFGVKDSSRLIPGHGGVMDRVDGLIFACVAALILVMIQYFVSDGRQIAFGSVLLGP, encoded by the coding sequence ATGCAAACTGAACTCAAGCTTCGCATCGCTTCGGGAGTGGTGCTCGCGGCGGTCGCTCTTGCTGCGACCTGGTTCGGCGGGCTCGCTTTCCAGCTTCTTTCCGTCCTGATCGCGCTTCTCGTCTACTACGAATGGTCGACGATCACCGGCCTCGTTGAGCGCGATTTCCAGGGCAACGCCTTCGGTTGGCTCTCCATGGTCGTGATCGCAGGTCTCGTTGTCACCGGTTACATCGGCTACAGCCTTCCATTCCTGGCGCTCGGCGTCGGCGCGGCATTGCTTTGGGTGCTTACTCAAAAGACAAGCGGGTGGCTTCCGGGCGGCATCGCCTATGCCGGTCTCACCGGCATATCGCTCGCAGCGCTTCGCGGCGCCGACGATCTCGGCCTGATCGCAACGCTGTTCGTCTTCGCGGTGGTCTGGGCAACCGACATTTTCGCCTATTTTACGGGCCGAGCGATCGGTGGCCCCAAGCTTGCACCGCGCATTTCGCCCGGCAAGACCTGGTCCGGCGCCATCGGTGGCACGATTTGTGGCATCCTTGCTGGCGTCGCCGTTTTTATGGCTTATTTTTCGCTGCAAGATCTTCGGATCCCGATCATTGCCCTGGTGCTCTCGGTTGCCAGCCAGGTTGGGGACTTGTTCGAGTCCTTCATCAAGCGGCGCTTTGGCGTGAAGGATTCGAGCCGTCTCATTCCGGGGCACGGCGGGGTCATGGACCGGGTCGACGGTTTGATATTCGCCTGCGTGGCGGCGTTGATTCTGGTCATGATTCAGTATTTCGTCAGCGATGGGCGCCAGATCGCCTTCGGTTCGGTCCTGCTTGGCCCCTGA
- the rseP gene encoding RIP metalloprotease RseP produces the protein MTYLLDAFQILTGYVIPFLLVLTLLVFVHEMGHYLVGRWSGIRILAFSIGFGPELFGWTDRHGTRWKLSAIPLGGYVKFFGDEDAASVPDYKRLEAIAPEERGKTFLGARLWKRAATVAAGPIANFILAIAIFAVLFSVYGRQIADPVVARVNENSAAAQAGVVPGDRLISIDGSPVTTFDDVRRYVSVRPELKITIRIERNGATLDLPMVPQRTELTDQFGNKMEIGVIGILTDQEAGNFRTVTYGPIEAVGQGVLQSWHVITGTFDYLGNVLTGRMKADQIGGPIRVAKVSGQMATLGIPFLLNIAAILSVSIGLLNLMPVPVLDGGHLMFYAVEALRGKPVGPAAQDVAYRIGFAMVLMLMVFATWNDISMFFG, from the coding sequence ATGACATATCTCCTTGATGCCTTTCAGATTCTGACCGGCTACGTCATTCCCTTCCTTCTCGTGCTGACCCTTTTGGTCTTCGTGCACGAGATGGGGCACTATCTCGTCGGCCGCTGGTCGGGAATCCGCATCCTCGCCTTCTCGATTGGATTCGGCCCCGAACTTTTCGGTTGGACCGATCGGCACGGAACGCGTTGGAAACTGTCGGCGATTCCACTTGGCGGCTACGTCAAGTTCTTCGGTGACGAGGACGCGGCGAGCGTGCCGGACTACAAGCGCCTGGAGGCAATCGCGCCGGAAGAGCGCGGCAAGACCTTCCTCGGTGCCAGGCTCTGGAAGCGGGCAGCGACGGTTGCCGCAGGGCCGATCGCCAACTTCATCCTCGCGATTGCCATCTTCGCCGTTCTGTTCTCCGTCTACGGACGCCAGATCGCAGATCCCGTTGTGGCGCGTGTGAACGAAAATAGCGCAGCCGCACAGGCGGGCGTTGTTCCCGGTGACCGCCTGATCTCGATCGACGGCTCGCCAGTGACGACCTTCGACGACGTTCGTCGCTATGTCAGCGTGCGGCCTGAGTTGAAGATCACCATCCGAATCGAACGCAACGGCGCGACGCTTGATTTGCCGATGGTGCCCCAGCGGACGGAGCTGACCGACCAGTTCGGCAACAAGATGGAGATTGGCGTCATCGGTATCTTGACCGATCAGGAAGCCGGCAATTTCCGCACCGTCACCTATGGCCCGATCGAGGCTGTAGGGCAGGGCGTGCTGCAAAGCTGGCACGTCATCACGGGCACGTTCGACTATCTCGGCAACGTGCTGACCGGACGGATGAAGGCGGACCAGATCGGTGGCCCGATCCGCGTCGCCAAGGTTTCCGGGCAGATGGCGACGCTCGGCATTCCTTTCCTGCTGAATATCGCCGCGATCCTGTCAGTTTCCATAGGATTGCTTAACCTCATGCCCGTGCCGGTGCTTGATGGCGGCCATTTGATGTTCTATGCGGTTGAGGCCTTGCGCGGGAAGCCTGTGGGTCCTGCCGCGCAGGATGTCGCCTATCGGATCGGCTTTGCCATGGTGCTGATGCTCATGGTCTTTGCCACCTGGAACGACATATCGATGTTCTTCGGCTAG